taaataaatgacttttttgaaatatcaatttatgaaGAAAATTATCCttatatcaatcaccgtggttacagattgtagccatcctaacctttgtagcctttttcaaaattaagaagggactagttttaggaagcattttcaggaaattaaaaggcaGATTGTTGCTgagatttttgttcacagagtaagatcctttatatgggctgtgtgtttggcatttttggcacaatTCTACCTCAGCCTATATACTGCACAcagtgaaatggttgaatgagatgtacaactcacacacctcattcaaccatttcataAGCTGAGGAAAGGGTCGTGACATTAGTCAGAaggtatcagaggtcataaatgatgaaccaatcaatcAGCTCTAAATAATAACGCAGcaggtacccctatttcgttgaaacttaaCGCCAGAGGTCCTTGACAATGCGTCagacatttgacgagtagggagtgagactgtatTGTACGAACCCGTTCGTGAGAATTTGTTGTCctgctagcggtagctagctagcttggttagcagGGTGCAACCGAACAATAAACATGACATTTTAAGCGGCAAGATGTTACAAATAACTTTGTTGAAGTAAAATCACCTAGTGGAATGATCAAAGTTCTGAGACAAAAACCCagacaacacccaaaaacaagttctcggctttttgaatgtacacagtgccatggttagcattgctaggTCTCTATTTTGTCGCTACTAGGACGACCTGTCAATCACAAGGTAACCACTCCTAAAGCAtaccctgctttatcgtctattttcagtgtgaaaatttacaaaataaacattattCTATAATCATATAGAATACCATTATGACATTATACACCACCATTATGAAATTTGTAATGTGCAAGTATATTGTACAGACCTGGCAGATTATTTAACAGACTGCTGTGACTCATTTACAAATACTTTCATAGTGTTTTCTCTGTTCCCCAGTCTACAGAGAAACTGCATCTGGACTGCTCGCATGGGCATCCTGGTGATTGTTGGGCACACTGCAGGTATTACTGAATAAATTATTCCACCTCCTAAACTGCTGCCACGGTGCTATTTCACGTGATTACCACAGTAATCACGTGAAATAGAACCAGTTACATTTGTAGATACCTCTAGaggtacataaaaaaataaactctttGTAATCCAGGTGAATCGACCCTCAAATAGTAAAATATGCAAAATTTTCggaacacaaaataaaaaatgttgtcatTTGTTATCAAGtattatttgttttctgtgagAGCAGACATCCAGCAtttatctctttctcttccctctctttgTAAAATATTTCTGACATCCAAAGCATGACAGATGCTAAAGAGAGAGTAGCCCATGGTCACAGTGAAGCTGTGATGTCATTGGCATGTCAACACCTCTACCTCACCACATTCCTGACTTCAGACTCCAGGCTCTTGATGTGACAAAAAGATGCAACCTGTTCCTCACGCTCATTTTCTCAACACAAGTGTGCAGGATATTTCTGCGTCACTCCCACtgccttttgttttatttgggtCTTTGTGATGGACATTTCAAGCTTCCCCTTGTCCTCCCCCTTTCAATCATCCCTTAGAGAGCTCAGCCCCTTTTGCTGTGGCCAACAGCATTCCCCCTGGGGTTGAGCTAAAGAGAGCCCCTGCATATCACACAGCTTACAAGGCAACAACCAAAACCTGAGGAGCTTCGAGAGGAGGAGGCATGACACAAACCACCAGCCACATATTGTATGGATCATCTACCTGTGGTTAGCCAGGGCTGGAAGCCACATCACAACCACTTTAGTGACAGCAAATTTTAAAAGGTTTCATCAGACCATGGAAGCATTACTAATGACATCCCACTATCATGAGGACCACACAATCACTTCCTGTGTTGGATtgtcattacatttttaacttTCGTAATCATTCTGGAATTTTGAAAACCTCATGATGATCTTTGTCATTTGTTATTTCTCTATCTGTCTATATTTTATCTGACTTTCTGTTATTGCACTCAGTCCCAATGTTATAGTCTTTGAATCACTTTGAATCACTTTGAATAGGGTTCTGTCTGTAGCCCAAgcttttaaattgaattctTCTATTGTGTTTGGGATAAATTCATATAGACaaattgtaataaataaataaataaatgaatacgaTTTTGTAGCAAAGGCTACGATATTCTCCTTTCATCATGAGTTTTTGTAAAGAATGTGTCCCTAAATATTTACTGCTGACACTTTCCCTGTTATTCCTAGAATGTTTGGTTACTTTTATCCAGCTTAAAGCACTTTAGCTTGAAGACTGTGATCTTggttaaacataaaacaaacaaacaaacaggcctATCACCAGATTGGCTGATTTGACCATTTTGAAACATTTTCCCTCTAATTTAAAGATGTCTGTTTTGCCATGTAAATCTATAGAAGTATTTTTGGGCTCCATGGCATCAAGTGGCGGACATGGAATTTTtaattccactgtttggccGCTATGTCCAATTGGCTTCAAAGCACAGCGTTATTTCCTTaattgcaaaagaaaaaaaaaataaaacattgccAGTGAGCATAATCCAGGAAGCAATTATGTCTCGTCCAAAATGTTCGGGGATGGCAAATTAGTAGGGTATACTTTTATGTTGTAGCAGACAGGGTTCAACTGTGATAGTTTGTAAAATTGCAGGTGATAGTTGGGCAAAGGCACACAATTTGGGAGAAAGGGCACAACCTGGCAGGCTGGTGTTAGAAAGATCAATCATCAATCTTTTTATTAGTCTATAAAAACTAATGCAGAATAGTTGCATGTGAACATAATCTTAAAAGgaaaatttaattgaatgtaaaatttaattgaatttaatCTGAAATGAACATGATATGCCTCTAACTGTCCTTACTATCCTTTCAGGTCATGTGTTTAACTCTTCACTGGCATGAGAATAGATTGGAAACAAGGCAGAAAGGCCCAGGCAGAAGCAACAGGTAGCATGCAGAAGATCCTGCAGCAGCAACCACAGCTCTGATCATTCTGccttcttcctttcctttgTTCCTCATACATAAAGTACTCTGTCCTTACATCCCTACAGGGGGCATTCTACACTCCCATCCCCTATGCATTCTCTCTCAGGTCAAAAGGGCATGGACCTTGGGTTTTCCCCCAATGATGTTTAAAAATAGCTTAGAGAAAAGAAGCTATTTACACTGTGGCCGTTCTTAGCTTGTCTCAACACACAATTTCTGGATACTTAACGGTTGAATTAAGAgttataaaacaaacatttcacgCTGTGTGTATCTCAGGTGAAGTTGAGAAGCAAATATCATTTTTAAGAGTCTTTTTCTGATTGTCTCTTTATCCTGTTAATTTCTCTTGTCTTGCAAAGCATCCTCCTATTGTTCTCAGCAAAGGTCTGGTCCTTGATGCCTAATGTGCAGAGGATGGAAAGTTGCTTTGAATTCCATTCTATTTTTACTGCGCCCAAaggggagaaaaacaaaaacaagccaTAAAACCCTTATAGCCTCCAATTAGCAAATCAGAAATCACATTAAGTGCAGGAACACCAGGGGACCACAAGAAGGACAAGGGCTGGATGGCATCAGAAGGTAAGTGACCTGTAATTGAGAACCCACACTGACCGTAAAAGTGAGGAACCGCAATTAGATGGGAAAATCAACCTTAAATGCCCTTTTGATGTTTTTCATCTAAATAATTTACTTCTATGTACATTGtgtattgtatattttatttactgTCAACAAATTTGTTGTTGTCAAGTTTGTCAATGTGTATGTCGTTTGTTGTGAGTATGTctcttaaaggtacaatatgtaataatTCTGCATTAAAATATCTAAAATGTGACTAAAAAACAACTATAGGcctacctatgttatatattttgtttagttatgtactatatatatatatatatatgttatataccaaatgtttttaacaatattcaaacccagagaaattttaattttattttaatgacacaTGAGGACACACAATTCGTTTAGTCGCTTGTCGCCTTTAGTTACCCCTCTAGTTACTAAAACACAGAtgatagtttaatttaaaaatcagACTGCTTAGTAATTCCCTGAAGCAGCTggtttttagcaaacattactcAGAAGAACAGTTAAGGGGTAAATACCTGCAAGAGCAGTTCTCACTAAACTGAATTATCTCTTTTCATCAATGCCATCAAAACAAAGTGATTAGATTAAATACATGCATGAACTTTTTGAAAGGATCCCCCTCAGTCACCAGTGTCCATGCTTCAGAAAGGGTCACAAGAAAGTCAAAGCTTTGATTTGAAAGAGGACGCAGGAGGCCTGCGAGTGCTCTTACCAAGTTCACTGGTGTTGTCGCCACTCTGAGAGACATGTCCTCCACTGGACGGTCCTGGGGTGCCCACAGAGGGCATGGAGTGGGTGTCATCCATGTCTCTCCAGGATGCAGGGTTCTGAAAAGGTAAGGAAGAGGTCCGCAAACCAGGGAACAGGAAATAAGGAAACAGAGGAGaagatgagaggagagaggaaaaaataGATGAGAAAGATCCAGTAGTTCCAGTATGAGGTCCATTAAGCAAATTccaaaagacacaaagacagctGTGTGGCATGATTAGCAAAGTAAGTTGTAAAAAATGTGATCAAGAACAATTACCATTCTGTCCAAGAGGGAGATTTAAATATAGTTGCAACAAGACTAGCAGCAGAATTTTAGAAGACAGTTTAGTAACCCTGCAGCATGTGGACCCTCCTGTGTCCTGGCTGTTACTGTGACCTGTGTTGGGAGGAAACCCTGTATTTATTGGGCCGATTGGCCTGGCCACTCAGACAACCACAAGCCCAAACCAAACAGCAGAGCTCCCACTTCAGCCTCTCTGCGTCAGCTGTTTGCCTGATGGTAATTAAATGAAGAGCTCGGCAGATGACAACAAGAAGCGCTGGGACAATGGCGCAGTGTTAATAAGGCCTCTCAATGATGGCCCCTCTTTTCTTATCCAGCCATCCAATAATTACAACTCCTAAGTACACACAGCTACATAAAGAGGCGCCATGTGTGTCCACGTTTATCAAGCTAATGAAGGCCTTATTTCCAACATCCCATCTGTTAAAACCCAATTAAAAGGAATGGAGGGTAGTGTACAGCCAAGAACCCACGTGTATGAGAAATACACGGGTGAAGAGAATTCTACCAAACATTATGCATACATGCCTTACACAGTTTCTCTTTTACTTTCATGATTTTCCAGACCAGCAGCAAATTAGGGTAAAGACCAATATCAAAATGTACACAAACTAtgttttttccaacatggaAAATATTGTGAATGAAGGGATGTTTGTTCAGCAAAATCAGGTCAAACTggttattattgattatataaCCATTTCTGACAGCTATTGTAACAAAGAAGACAATTACCTACAGACTGATGTACAAGAGAAACCAGAGCAGTCCAGCTTAAGGAGGATTTAGGACAACTGTGGATAAACAGTTATTGTAACTTTTCAGGTACAGTACAGTTGGggtgttttttgtgtttctggtgcttccacacgcatacaaacttaaaaaaaaaaacaacatccatgctgttttgagtgagatatgggtttctgaatgtgtcttgccttcagtctccgggtgagctgttcaaaatctgcacggctttctacgtcactagccgaaacgaaggggcctagggggctaaccgttagcatgctagcgctaacatgctagctcattctcaatggaaaaacactgctacaacacacacaaattcaccctaatctacaaaataaattgtatagaattacttacatgtccctgttctgcaggtattccacgtaaagttggaagtgcgctctcatttagaagaagtctcccggctaatcctgtcttgtacaggccgaagttggagaaacagctagctagctcatgtaatccttacctagctactgcgaatgtgcgactgacaacaaagatgttataAAAGTTGAGaagtctcactctgtagctaaaacagagacctgaaaaagggtgaaaagaggagctgcagcaatgtgcagtacaacaaaaatatggtgttttttttttttaaattaaaccatgtaaacctattctgatacaatctcaaattacaattattaaactgaaaatgagcataatatggccactttaaagtGCTGAGCATGTATAGTAACgtcgttttttttattcagaccACGTATCTTCGTTGCATGTCATCTCTCTCCCATCAATTCTTAACCTATTACTCTCTAATAAAGGCATTAAATGCATAGTGAGTATCGCCTGATGTTGATAAAAAGTTTTTACTAAACCAGTGTGAGGGGTGTCAGTAAAGTCACATGATGGTCTAAATGTAATTTTAGATGATGATTTTAAGAATAGAAAACTGTGGCTTTTTGTGATGAGGAAATGGTCAAAATATATTTACCAAATATCAGtacatatgaaaaaaacaattccgTAATTCCAtcttaattttaaaatgtacttatttgtatttatttatttataattttcaAAAATGATGCCAATAGAGATATGTGTAGCTATGTTCACTGTGCAGTGTCCTTTGGTAATGGAATatcgaagaagaagaaaatgacaCTAAAAAATAATTCTTGAACCTGATGACATAAAATCATGCTGCCAGATATCCACTTCCTTTTAGAAAATACAATGTTAGGTCTCAATagacaacatttttcaactgggattttttttttgcagggagCAAAGGATTAGACATCAGGTGCTTTCAGTCCAACCCACAGTGTCAAAGGAatacaaaaaacacaaccagtctaacaaaccaaaccaaatgcCTGTTTTTACCCTCCtcttgtccttgggtcaaatttgacccattttctaaaagtttctatatcagaaattttggtttctttcaacaacaaataacgctcttcacaagtaaaataaatgatcagttcattactttaattgaatttgggtgttttattcaattttatagcatttgaaaaaaaaaagataaaagaacgttaaaaaactgacaaaaatgtcagaaaaggctTCTAAAAGGCAGGAAAAATcccacaaaatgtcaaaaggcacagaaaaaagttgacaaaaacatgcataaaaaacttggataaaagtgacaaaaacttcaaaatggtgatccagaaaaacaaaacgggAAGAAACAAGGGTTAAATGCAGATATACGTGTAATCACGCACACTTATTCAGCCCTTGTGAATGATAAACAGATAGTGGTACACTCAGTGGTAAACTTGCATGTACGTTACACAGCTGTGCATGTCTTTGTACCCAGAGGAAAGAAGCACATCCATTATGCAGCAGTTGTTAGGAAGGCATTACAGCAGGAGAGTGTCCTGTCAAATCAACTGGTGgctcacacacaacacacacacaaacatgtcaaCTGTGTTTTGTGGCTTAATGCAGAAGGAAGAATATTAAGAATTGAATTCTCAAGAACAAAGATAATTTATGTTCATGAAGTTATTGAAATCAATGCTGATATTTTTCACAAAAGCCACAGACAATATTTTGAGCCAGTATTCACATTTGAAAATTTTACAGTCAAAATATTAAAGGATGCACTCTTAGCAAGGTAAAAATGACACTAAAAACCATTTCAGATAGagtttatcagccttttctggCCCGTGATTGCCTTGAAATCTATTACAATGAATTTAGGATTTGTTTTCAACCTGTAtactttatattatttcaaaaatCTATTTATAAATTTTAAAAAATCTTCCATGAACACCTGTAGCAATGAAGCTCGTTAATGTTAATAAGTTAAGAGTAGTCGATCCATGGGACCCAGTGGAACACATAATTGAAGTACAGATGGAACTAAAGGTTAGTTTACAGTCTACAATTCATGGAGGAACTTCCATCATATCCAAAGGGAATGATAGTTAAATGCTTTCTAAAATCTGAATAAAACTCCATGAAGTAAGCTGTTTTCAGCACACAGACAATTAATTTGTTGTAGTAATGTGTCAATAAAGCAATACTCcaacactgctgctgctacacTGTAGCTCTGAACCACTAGAAACATTTTGTAAATGAACACAGGTGCCAAAAATAGGAAGAGACGGTGTAAAGCGCACAGCAGGGGGGCAGCCTGACAAAGAGCCCCTGCACTCTAGCTATAATAATCCTATTGGCTGAGAAATACCAGGCTGAGAGGGACTGAAGCCCAAAACCAACACTGTGCAGCTGCACTTTGTGTTAAGAAGATCACCATCATCATGTCGGACTACCTTCATATATAAATCAATAGATAAATAAGTAACAATGTCTCATTTGCAGGCAAAATATGATTTAAACAACAAATCTCAATGGCCCATATTGTGATTATTCTCAAAAGAGCTGTTTCTCTCTATATCTTACAGAAGTCTTCCGCTGGGGCAATGTTCAGCATAATTAACAGGACTGATGCCATCAAACAGCAAACAACAGCAGCCTTCGGTTTCATTAATGCTACCAAAAACTCACCAAACCCAAAGACCTTTTATCCTGTTTTATGACATTCATCAGatcttttaaaatgtcttatGTTAAAAGGCTAAAGGAATTCAACTCTAACATCCTTTCAGATTCACTGCAttgccagtaaaaaaaaatctttttaaatggCCCCTGTTGAGAAATGCATTGGTCTACAGTAGTTATTCCCAAACCTTTTGCCTTAAAATAAGCACTGTCTTCTTGCAAGTCACATGTTTAAATTGAATTCTTTTCTTCTCAGATTGTTTTATCTGAATCTATAGAGATAAGTccggaaaaaaaatattattttttgtagcaaaacatgttttatcaaAGTGATTGTACCCTTAGATGGGCCCCAAACCTCAGTTTGATAACTAGTGGTCTACAGCATAAAGCAACTATTATCCACTTGTGTGGGTTAACAACAGATGTATGTTAACTTTTCAATAATGGGATAAACGCAGGACTCTTCAAGCAACTCTCCGAgttcttaaattaaaataaaacaattctttttttatgaatttagaGCAGGCAGGTGACTCACATGATCTGCGAGGTTGGTGGAGGATCCGGAGAGGTCGTCGAAGTCCGACTTGCAGATCTCTCGGTCCTCTATGACCAGGTCGATAGGCATTTTGCCTTTTAGGCAGCTGATGTACCGATGGCAGAAGTTATCACAGAGCTCATGAACCTGCGAAATCCAGTATTTCATTTAGATTCTCTGAATTTTGGCTGAGCATcagaataataaataattaaaatagtcAGTGTTGTTTAAATACAGTGTTGGTACAAGGTGTGGATTAGATCTGGCATTGAGCCATCAAAATATATACTTTACGTATTACCTTTTCTAATTCCAGGAGATGAAATCGTAGGACTTGAATCGCTTGAATCATCTAAAAAATACATGGTACCAGAACATTACATGGTTTTAGAGACACCCATTGtgctataataataatgacgAATAATAATTATGAAATGTGCTAATAAACAACataatattatttttgttttattacaaaaaaagaagaaatgtgtCATTTAGGTAGGTTGCCCGTGCAAGTCTGTGACGTCGCGGTGCgggcagaaaaaaacacattacaggaaagaaaaaaagtggaGAATAAATGTGAAAGAAAGAAGTGCTCACCAAGTTATCTAGCTCTGGGTTGGAAGAAAATAAAGGTTTCTCTGCGCGGATctaaagagggaaagaaaatgCTTCAGTTGGTGTTTCACTGCTTCTTACACACATTGCTTCTTATTTAATTTGGCTCCCTTGCTTTTAGTGTATTCAATTCAGTACACGTTTGTGCTTCTACCTGTTTTGCAAATACGGCTATGTCTTCATTGAAGGAGTCGGAGGAGCAAACGTCTCCTCCCGCAACCCCGGGCTCCCTGGGCGTGCAGGTCGCCAGCTCGCACTTCTCAAACACCAGAGCCAACAATGGAAATAAAGGGTGGCTGTAACACAGGCAAAGACAGGCCCATTTTATTCTATAGCCATTGTTAGGCCTGTGCATGAACTATTGCCTATTCAGTAGGCTATCAAAGCGGCagataacattttaaattaagctGGTGAGTTCAACAAAAGAATACCTCTTTTAAACTGCGacaaatatttgtttattgCTACTTAATTGAAAGGGAACAAACGCGCCAATGTTTCCAATGCAAACAACCTGTTAAGAGATTTTAATCAATTCTCCATGCTACTGAGGTATTTCGTCTCGTGtcaatcagcagcagcagcaaaaaataaataataataattatatatatatatatatatatatatatatatatatatatatatttttttttataattaatatatatacattaataataaggtttaaaaaaaaaaaagacaaatacaagATTTTTTTACGGAATATTTATCTTTCTGTTTAATAACACGTATGCATACCCGTATATTTGGTCCTTGTCTCTCTTTAGTGCGTCGTTGACGGCGCTGCCCATACTGCTGGGCATGATGTTGTGCGGCGCGTGGGCTCCATAGTGCTGCGTCGGATGCGGAGGCGGCCCGTGGTTCAGGTGGTGGACCTGGGGCAGGGGCCGGGGGGCGTGCGGGTCTCCGTACATGGAGGTGGGGACTCCGACTCCGTCCATCGCGCCTCCATAAAGAGCCAGCTCATCGTACTGGGTTGAAATTTGAAGATGACATCAGGGCATGTGTCGGGAGGACAAGTGGAGTAGGGAATTAATAAGCGGAAAACTTGGGACAATTATATTCTTATAATGTGTTTGTTGTATTCAGTAGGACAATTTAGGCATCAGACCTGTATACTTTATAGTTTAAAACCACGGCTACTTAACTTTTTTTGCATATGAATTCAGATCATATCGTTTGCATGTAGCCTATTTAATAATAACTTGTGCAACCCATTTCAATAATCAAAATTCAACTTAGAAACAAAGGAACAAATGCCGCACTCTGCTCTTGCATATAGCATCACCTTTCATTTAGAAAAACTAACGTGTCGGTCACTCCGGACCTTCATcaagagtattttttttaaaaaaaaaaaaaatctaaattcaaCAGATAGATTTACCCTTTGCGCCATCTCCGTGCGCAATTTCCAGACGTGTAAAGAAAAGTTTGGTGTTGATGAGTAGGAAAATCGATGACTTTTACATCCAAGAGGGAATTATAATCCTGCCCTGTAATGTGGCATGGGGTAAATCAATGACAGAAATCAATGCAAAGTGATCAAAAAAGGCATAGGTCCTTCCGTTGCCACGAGGGCCAAAATGCGCATGTCAACTGGCAAATGTGTTCTTAGTTCTTTAACGGGTGATAATCTGTCAGATGTGAGTGTTTGATGATGTTGATTCCGCGCATCAGTTGTCCTTATCACAGGAATGCCCTGACGGTCCGCGGCTCAGTGCAGTCTGCACTCAGTGTGTCCTCATGTCCATGTCTCTTCGCGACACGCTCACTGTCTGCAGGTCGGCAAGGCAGCTGTTTATAGGACCGCTCTGTCGTCTACAGTACACGCTGATGACGGAACGTGGAGGAGCAGTGTGGGTGCAACCAGCCTCTTACTACTGACACGTTTTTTGTAAACATTGTCTTCCGGTCgttactttcaaaataaacCTGGACGACTAAACCTTTAATGATCCCGTAGGCAAAGGGGgtcgttcacacacacacacacacacacacatatatatatatatatatatatatatatatatatatatatatatatatatatatatatatatatatatatatacagtataggtaTAGacctatgaatgaacacatgtggaattatgtacttaacaaaaaagtgtgaaataactctTAACTCTTAAATAGGTCCCAAGAGCAGtcacaaaaaccatcaagcgctacaacgaaactggctcacatgaggaccaccccaggaaaggaagaccaagagtcacctctgctgctgaggataagttcatccgagtcaccagcctcagaaatcgcaagttaacagcagctcagattagagaccagatgaatgccacacagagttctagcagcagacacatctctagaacaactgttaagaggagacgcgcgaatcaggccttcatggcaaatagctgctaggaaaccactgctaaggagaggcaacaagcagaagagatttgtttgggccaagaaacacaagaatggacattagaccagtggaaatctgtgctttggtctgatgagttcaaatttgagatctttggttccaactgccgtgtctttgtgcgacgcagaaaaggtgaacagatcgattctacatgcctggttcccaccgtgaagcatggaggaggaggtgtgatggtgtggggatgctttgctggtgacactgttggggatttattcaaaattgaaggcatactgaaccagcatggctaccacagcatcctgcagcgacattccatcccatccggtttgcgtttagttggaccatcatttatttttcaacaggacaatgaccccaaacacacctccaggctgtataagggctatttgaccaagaaggagagtaaTGGAGtactgcgccagatgacctggcctccaca
This genomic window from Perca flavescens isolate YP-PL-M2 chromosome 18, PFLA_1.0, whole genome shotgun sequence contains:
- the meis2b gene encoding homeobox protein Meis2b → MAQRYDELALYGGAMDGVGVPTSMYGDPHAPRPLPQVHHLNHGPPPHPTQHYGAHAPHNIMPSSMGSAVNDALKRDKDQIYGHPLFPLLALVFEKCELATCTPREPGVAGGDVCSSDSFNEDIAVFAKQIRAEKPLFSSNPELDNLMIQAIQVLRFHLLELEKVHELCDNFCHRYISCLKGKMPIDLVIEDREICKSDFDDLSGSSTNLADHNPASWRDMDDTHSMPSVGTPGPSSGGHVSQSGDNTSELGDALDNSLASPGTGDEDDQDKKRQKKRGIFPKVATNIMRAWLFQHLTHPYPSEEQKKQLAQDTGLTILQVNNWFINARRRIVQPMIDQSNRAVSQGTAYSPDGQPMGGFVLDGQQHMGLRPGGPMGSMGMNMGMDGQWHYM